The DNA sequence TTTACGCCTCAGCTGGGAACCGAATCCTGGACTGCAGGTTGTGAGACTGCTACGCTCACCACTATACCATCAATGCTATCAATGCTATGAAACTGAGATTCTCCGCAAATAGACCCAATTTACAGTTATCTGTATTTGTTACTCCGGCATCTGAACAACAGAAAATAGCACTAATTTAAACACCCAAAGTTTTCCCTCAGTTATGATTCTCATTAATCTCGCTCCCTTTGTATCTAACCCTTCTTTTTCTTTTCCCGATTGTCGCCTCTGACCTTTCCCTCAGTTAAACTACAATATTGGTGGTGACGTCTTTTGCAGGGAGTGTTACACTCCCGGGCGAAATGTCCAATTTCGTTACAATTAAAACATTTTCCCTTTTTCTTTTGACTCACCTTATCCACTTTTCTCGACTAGATTACCTCTGTATTTTTTGCTTATTCGAGAAGGACATAGTTTGATACCCTCACCTACACCCAATTGGTTAACCTTTTTTTTTAATCTGCGGGAGCGGAGAGCAGCCCATCTTTGCTCCTTTTAGGCTCAGTCATATAACGCTCGTCTCCCGTTACTTCCGGCACCTCCTTTGAGGAATTTATAcatctttatacatctttaatcCTTACCGTTATGTAGCTATGGTATTTAATCACTTACCTATGTGCGTGTTTTCTATGAATCTGCTATTTACCGTTACTTAGTTACTTATGTTGCTtctctgtctgactatgtgtgtgacTCTTTAATGATAATCAGTATGTATTCTCCTTCCTGGAAACCTCATCTATAGCTGACTTTTGATTTGGACATTACATTTCACCCGTATACAATAATAAGCTCATTATAAACTATTGTTCCTTGGGACTTTCAACGTTAATTAATATCTCATATCTCACTACTCTAGAATtagcttccctctcctccctggatATTAATCTCTTTCAGTATTGAATGGGTTCAGTGATTATGTTCGCCTAGAATTGccctgccttctcaccaagcctaATTTATCCTCACCTGTTTTAATATATCTATCTGCTACTTTTCATAGTCAGACTACTTCCCATATACAGATAGACTATTAGGTAACAACTTTATTTAGGTATGTTTATTGAATTAATGGCTATCCTATTTGTACAGAATGACCGTCCCATCTAACAATACTTACTATATCCCACCCTTAAAAAATATTTTGGTTTGCAAGGCCAAGATTGATTAAGTCCTAGTTTACTTTCGGTAGTGCACCTTACCACGAGTCATTTCAGACTCGCTTCCTTCCTATCGATTTTGGTTACCCACAAAGTAGAAACCCATTGTATTTGTTCAAAATATTCAAGCAACTATCATTGATTAAATCCAAACTCCTTTAGCACCTTCAATCAAAAATATCTAAATAATTCCTCCCAAATTCGAGAATAAATACCATTTACCTTCGTCCTGtagactgggaaaagcaatgCCGGTTCGATTCCGTCACGTTCTCTGTCGACCTAAGATATATATACCGGCCTGTTATTAAACCTCTGGTGGAGGCCAGGACTTTTAAACGAGTTCAGCCTCGTCCGTGCGCACGGTTTTCGGCTTTTCCCTTCGGACGACAGAGAAGTTTGTGGAATCCACTCGAAGGACCAATTGTTAatataatttaattatgccaatgtgctttcatcaattgaaagcccttaatctattttatgagaatttgtaagatttcttgtttgcataaaatagacgcagaccagtctttcaataataggtaatagaatttattctcggagcgcgctaccactcaaacacatgcatcAGTTTAaatacagatcatgacgtcatttcactGCCTTAACCGAACCCCCTCCTCTCGACAGGACAAAGTAAGGTGAAAAGTTCGTTCTACCTTACTAACACACTCTccagataacttttgacccctcaacattatcgatcaccactgaactgacagttttaattaacagaaaccctaggaatgcactcactgcctaatctaaaaaccccagagctaagtttcaggttgggtcaaccataggctaacgaccttatgtgtttacacagtccccaacccatttgttcctgcccagttggaatggtgttctttaaCATTTTATTACTCCTTTCTCCTGTCACACAAtttcttcttatgaactcatattgtctattaaacataatataacagagtataagtttacttacagttccatttaaaatgatttgttcagtcatatTAATCATAATTTCCTAACAgagttatactccagtctagtagatggcggtaatgcaacatttattggatgctgTTAAACTTAATCGATGACGAACATGGTAGTGAAGAATCAACTAGTTCCTCTCGTTACAACTACagttacttgctttggcaatgttaacttATGTTTCCCATGCCGAAGGAGGCCAAGATGGCGGCTTGAATAGATGCTTTTTTACCGAGCTCCGCACCAGACTTCAGAaagattgtaaaaaaaaacaagtttacAGTCACTACtattactgtttttatttgatcaAGATCACAAACTTTCCTGTGACTGGAATAAGAATTGGATCATTTATTTTGGCATGTACATGTGAAATCgtgacaaaaaaaataaaggaagaAGTTAGCCGTTCTATTGCTAATCAACAAGAGAGAAACGTGCTTATAGACAACTGCCATAACTACGCTTGGCCTATGGATAATATCATGCTGTTGAAGATGGCGAATTCCCCTGTTTACCGGTTACTCCATGCAAACCTCCACCCTCCAAAAAACCCAACATGAACTCTGACATCGTGGCTACCCTCTCCTTACTCATCAACTCCAGGTCTGATGCCATTGAGGAAATGGTAGGCGCAAACACCATGGTTATCGAAGGCTTGAAAAAGACTGGAGTTTGCATGTGGTGAAATCAAGGATGTGAAAACGAGAGTGGCAAAAGTTGAAAAAAGTGTAGAAAAGAATAACAATGTCTACCATAGACGTCTCACTGATCTGGAACAATACACAagaagatggaacctgagactctacggcttgccagaggtggagaatgaagatgtGAGAGGAGAGGCTATCCGCATCTGCCAAGAAGTTATGCCTGCAGAGAAGAACAAAGTTGTTGATTCCATCAACGTTGTGCATCGCCTCGCCAAGAAGCAACAGCAAAACGATTCAAGACCTAGGGGTATCATCATCCTCTTCACTGCcagattctacagggatgctgtctggaaagCTGCTAGGAAGAACGCCTTCCATCAGAGCCATGGTATGTGTTTCGCCGAGCATCTCAGCCCGGAGGACATAGAAAGAAGGAACAGGTTGTGGCCAACGATCAAGATGGCACAAAATGAGGGAAAGGCTGCTTACTTCGTCGGAGGACGAGGCTTCATCAACGGTTCAGAAATCCATATTCCTCCCTAGAATCTCACCAGAAGGAACAGATTGATGGTTTCGGACATGATATTCTCATTTTCCTTGTATTGATTGACGTTACCTAACAAGCATCAGGTGACTATTTTTATTAGTTTGTTCTTGTATGACCAGAAGACCTATTTTGTTTAGTAACTTACGAAGAAGACTGaaagttgtatttatttttgatgtatacagtaactaagatactgttttaaagggcatacaggtctgctctgactttacacggttattgttctatttagttattaatagTCTCACTCGATTTCGGCtgatgccaacttctggaggacacagtggggcaacgatatttggctttcccatggatctgaacgctccgctggtgtcactacaatgaaaaataccttttggtggtaatattctacactcggaatgtgacccctttggtcactttatttgtcttgtgatcagtCACAATGACATTACgctcattactgtaaacttctacgggtacaacaccaaacatgagaatgatgagttacaatgacattacgctcattactgtaaacttctacaacaccaaacatgagaatgatcagttacaatgacattacgctcattactgtaaacttctactggtacaacaccaaacatgagaatgatgagttgcttggatctatagagaaacatatacttcattggtTATCTACATGTCTGAATTCGTTATTATTgataggaggggactttaacattactatagataattcaactgatagatggcccccaggtaggccaaccaatcagaatttgggtttaattatttttatggaaaagtttgatctCACTGATATACGGAGAGAGAGGTTTCCGGCCGACAGatcattcacttggagtaacaaaacaggttccagacaatccagaatagatttttggcttatatccaaatgtattgatagtgagtgtgttactagaaatatttgtactactcccctcaGAGACCATAGGGCCATTTACATTGATATAaaaatatttacccctgatactaaccttggtagagcatcctactggaagctaaatagcttgttattaaataatgatatagttaaGTTTGAGGTTAACGATCTGCATTCACACTTTTGGTGTGAAGATGGAACAATATGGATTTTTGCCGAGATCCTGCAAATATTATCatcaattaaacatttgatctcaatacatttttctgttcccaaaactagaatctgttatgaacagaatggactaagttttgtagactatgtcataaattgttttttttttaatcgcgctgtttaggagtgcaaatgagaatttagttattgcacacacttcacagagtaggcgtgCCCTAACGTAAATATGCAGATGTATACTCGAACGCGCCAATAGGATATCGCTAGCGCGTGCTTAGTTCTGCCCTCTACGACTTATTTGATACCATTGGAAACGACAAGCTTGTGGTGTGTCTTGATTTAGTTAAATCTTTGCTACAGTCAAATGCGTTTCCTTGTTTTAATTCCACTTCCGCATCTGACATAAAGTAACGCTAGACCCTGTATAATGATTTTATAGCATAAATAGTTTGTATTAAAGTACATTTTATAGCGGACTGTTAACGAACATGGTTTTGTAATTGTGCGTGATCGAAATTGATTACCAGGTGTTAGTCTGTCGCATTTGCATGACAAAACAGGGGACACGGAGTGCCATTTAGCTAGCTTAGCTTGCTTTTGCTAGCTACttgaccagaccagctagattgtaGCCACTTCAACCTACACTATTCATTGGCTACGCTAACGGAATTGCTGGCTACATCTTTTCAGAATGAAGGTATGTCTAAAAGTTGTTTGTGTTACAGTATCAGCCGAGGTTAGGGGTGTATTCAGGATGCGTAACGTTCTACAACGTTTCAAAAGTTGCATGACAGCTGCTTTGTTAATTACGGCCTTATCTATTTCGCAATGATATACGACATCTACCACGGTGTTCATGTCAAGCTCGTTTCTGTAATTGAACGTTCAATTCAACACAGTTTATGTTCGACAGTTTTGCCTTGAGCGCTCACGGAATGCTGCAGCAACCATCCTGAATGCACCTTAGGTCAGGGGTGTGCAAGTCAAGATGGCGGGATAGTTTCATTTCCTCCTGCGAACAGAGATGTTATGCCGCGTACAAAACAACTGATCTCAGAAATctcggcagcgtagcctagtggttagagcgttggactagtaaccgaaaggttgcaagttcatatccccgagctgagatTGTagacatctgtcgttctgcccttgaaccggcagttaacccactgttcctaggtcgtcattgaaaataagaatttgttcttaactgacttgcctagttaaataaaggttaaaaaaaaaaaaaacttccgaGCGTTCAAGACAACAGGAAACTCGAAGAAACGAGCTCCGATCATTAAAACATGTCCTACTCCTAATTCCAACGCGGGcctctagagctccgactttccgagCTATAAATCagtgacgtcatgatttgacctcgtatttttctGAGTTCTCTTGAACGCACCATTCTTGTAAACCGCTTTCCTGCGTAATTTTACTTTCATATGGTCTGACTCGCTGTTGTAGCAGAGTTTTGTCTTGGTAGGCCTACTTGCACATGATATGTATCTCATGTCTTGGGAATCACAGAAATggtgagtgcacaaaacattaggaacaccttcctaatattgagttgcaccctgcttccccctcagaacagcctcaattctttggggcatggactGGAAagatttccacagggatgctggcccatgttgacttcaatgcttcctgcagttgtgtcaagttggctggatgtccttttgggtgatggaccattcatgatacacacaggaaactgttgagcttggaaaaagccagcagcgttgcagttgttGACACTCAAACCGTTGCGCCtgggcacctactaccatacctccttcaaaggcacttaaaccttttgtcttgcccatttactctctgaatggcgcacacatacaatccatgtgcttaaatccttctttaacctgtcttatCCCCTTCATCTATattaattgaagtggatttaacaggtgacatcaataagggatcatagctttcacctggtcagtatgtaatggaaagagcacgtgttcctaatgttttgtacaatcattGTACAAGGCAGGTGTTTTTTCTCAGTAGTCCTACTACAGCGTTAAAAGTGCAGCACTCGTTTACTGCTTTTATCGGTGTCATTGTGTCCGAATGAATTGGTTAGGCAATGAATCAGTCATGCAGTGAAACAGACCAAATAAGCCTTACAAAGTATATTATTTTAATCGTTTTCCATTATATATTTTCCCCAGGTGTCCATGTCCACCCCACACACAGCGACGTCTGTGCGGCTGTTAGTTCTGGCTGTTCAGCTGGTCCTGTTGGTGTGTGGAAGCCAGGCCAGTAACGACACCAAGAGGTGTAAGCTGTTCTCTGAGTCCCCGGCAGAACGGAAGGTCCTCAGTCTTCTAGAACCGCTCACTAACAAGACGTAAGGAATTACCGTTTTAGAAATGGAAAACATATCCGTGGTATATCCTATTGCTTTACCAGGTGAGGGGTATCAAAGCAAGGGTTATCAGCAAAAAGTAAGACCACACACACTGACGTCCATTGCTTGGGGAGGTGAAATTATACTTTGTCAGCTGTCACAGAAATTAGCTTTGCATGATGGTATAAAAAGGTTATTGTTAGCAGTCAGGAGGCCACATTAAGCTTGGAAACTCCCTTAGTTTTAGTTTTCCAGAGATTGTTCATTTTAGTCTACATCACTCATGTAACATCACACGTAACACTTATACAAGGTAACGTTACCACAGTTTTTTTTCCACGGTTCCCTTGGTTACAGTTTCTCTGTGGCGACGACAAGCGGCAAGGAGAGCTACACGTACCAGTTCCAGGTGTGTGGGGATGCGGGGAAAACGGTAGGAGCGGGACTCGTTCAGATCGACCATACGGAAAAAGAAAGTGAGACAGTGCTTGGCCTGTACACTGCAACACAGGCTATCGGAGGAAGTAAGAATGTCCGGTTCTTTATCTTTTCCTTTGGAAAAGTCATGTGCCGGTCTTATCAGTGTGTTTACGGTATATTATAGTATCTCTGTAAGTCAGCTCTAGCATGACCAGATATAATGatgccctttctctctccccttccatctctctctttctctctcgctctctgctacCCATCACCCCCTACAGGTGACTGGGTGATGTTGATCTACAGCAACGGCACCAAGTATGACGGCCACTGTTCCAAGGAGATGAGGAAAGCCATTGTCATGATCTCCTGCAACAGAGGAGTGGaaatggtgagagagggaagggagggtttGGATCACTGTGGTGTGGTGATTTGACatgcctctctccctgtcacacaTTGATGCACACCTCTCTACATCCCGTCCTATCGTCCTCCCTCTTGCTCaaacctttctttctctctccccatgtatCTCTTAGGGGaagctggaagtggtgttggaggagagggagagggacagggactgTTTCTATCTGTTTGAACTGGACTCCAGTGCGGTCTGTCCCGCTCTGCCATCCCAGCTCAGTGCAGGCTCCATAATACTCATCATGTTAGTACTAAGATTATGCATCCTTCCTGATTACACACATTCCGGCGACTACAGAAATACTCAGACTTATCCCCAACCCGCTGGCTGGCACGCAGGGTAGCAACCAaagctctccatttctctctccaacAAATACTCAATACCCTATGAAATGGACTTGTCATTTGCTCACAACAAACAAAGCTACAAGACTAAGCAAAACAGAtcatatttacatatttattgGATTTCATTATGATAATGGTCTCTTTATTTCCTCAACGCTTAACAAAACAGAACACCAGAATAATTATCACTGTGAATCATTGTGATGTTTGTTCATGTGTTAATTAATGGGATGGGTTTCCAACTGGGGATTCGAcacctttttaaaatgtttattcatTCCTCTGTCCCAGTGGGTTCGTCCTCTTGTCAGTGTACCTCATTTGTGGATTCCTCTACCAGCGTTTGATTGTCGGGGCCAAAGGGGTGCAGCAGTTCCCCAACTATGTCTTCTGGACACAGGTTGGCAACCTCGCAGCGGTGAGTGTTTGTAGAAGTCACATCACTGTCTCACGTCAGGCGGTGTCACTACTACGTGAAGCTCGTCCCTCAACCATTCTGTCTTGTAGGACGAGGAACTAATCAGGGAAAAAAATCTAGTTTTTGTTCATCCGCCTAACACTAATTCTGATAATCGCTCCTCTTGGTAGCTATGACGTACTGGCTACTACGGCAAATTATGCTCGCTCAGTTGAGCAAACTTGCTCCAGCTAGCTGCCCAGTGCAAGGTGTTTGAATGGCCATACAGTGGCTAGTTTGCCAGCTTATTGATGAGGTACGGCAGCAAAGTTCTGGGACTGTTCTCAGAAATCAGCATGTATCTGACTCGGACAGATAGCACTGTGCCTCGCTACTTTGGAACATTTGGCCAACGCGATAATGTCCCAGAGAGCAGTCATCTGTGCCTTAGAACTCTGCGTGCTAATCACTGCAGAACAGATATCATAAACTCATTTATCCATTAGCTGGAACTTCACTACACTAGCTAGAGGGAGTATTCAGCATGGAGTGTGTGAACTGGCATTATTAACATTCCTGCCTTTCATTTCATATGGATTGATTTGAGACTGGTTCAGTAAGCAGACAGCTAGCAAATTTCTGTGCACATTTCGAATTTCATAAATACTGATTCTACCACCACAAAATACCTAGCTAGAGAATTAGCTAGTGAAGACTTGCTCATGAAAAAACATCAATATTAGCTACAGGTTTATTGTTTTTGGTAATATTAACTGACTCTTTTGAAGGTGAAAGGGAGTTTAGTGGACGATGTCACCTTGGTAACATTTCTGAGCTTCTTTCTAGCTGTGCCATGAGTGTTAGCGAGTTATCAGATAGCACAACGGCCATCTGCACTGAACTATCTGACGTGAGACTATGGACGTCACATATCTCTCTGGTACAATCCCAAACCCTATCCCCTACGAGTGTTTTAGGTTGGAAGAGGTTATATGGGTTGATTTGGGATTCAGGGTCTGTTGAAGGAGGGTATATGGGTTGATTTGGTATTTTAGTGTCTatgtttggggtggcaggtagcctagtggttagagcattgggccagtaaccgaaaggttgctggctcgaatccctgagctgacacgataaaaaaatctgtcgttctgctcctgaacaaggcagttcctaggccgtcattgtaagtaagaattagttcttaactgacttgcctagttaaatacatttgaaataaaaataaaatgttggaGGGTATATTGGGTTGATTTGGGATTGTGTCTATGTTGAAGGCCCCATTTATGCATTACTTGAGGGCACTTAGCTGTTCTTTTGAGGGCTGGGAATGGCTGGTCAGTCATaactcttctcactctctctccctcaccctcaggATGGATGTAATTTTGTGTGTAGGACACAGGGCCCCGAAGAGGAACCTCCCACATACAGGGGTGTGTCCACAGAGCCAGAGGAGCAGccagaagagagggatgaccacTTGCTTCCCATGTGATCTGATGTCAGTAGTGGGAGGGATCTATCCCGTGTGACGCTTTTGACACTTCGGATAGATATTgcccttaggcacagatctaggatcatcaCTTACTCTCTCCAAGTCCGGAGAAACATAAAACTGACCTCAGTTCAGTGTCTAGGCGCAACTTCATCCTAGTTCATTTTGACAGTTTCAGGGATGAGTTTAGAGGTGGGCACACTAGTTTGTGGAAGGCTGGAGGATCTATGACTCCTAAACACTTAGTTTGTTATATTAGATGGTAAGTCACCTGCCCTGGTTTGCATGGCCCAGGCGTCATTATTTTGAGGTGGCAACAAAAACGTggatacactttttttttttaatgaactgGAGTGGCCACCTCTGGATGGAGAGTGACGTCTCAGACAGACTCTGTTACATCTGGGTGTCGTTACTAGTTAACACTGCCACAAAGTCATGAATCCcgtctatttctacaatttaaaatcagatttttaaacataactaaccttaaccacactgataacctgATGCCTAAGCCTGACTTAAATTAAATTTCATTAATTTTCATGATagagccaattttgactttgtggctgtctAATCTAGTGGAAACCGTAAGGCCTTTCTGACATGTTAGTGCTGACACAATGCAACCATAGGAATAGCTTCTAACATGTGACTCCCATCCAGTTTGTTTCAGTAGCTGATGGCTGTGTACTGACTCgtaggtcacactttatttgaagGTCTGCTTATACACTGCTTAGAATAATTTTTACATGGTAATATTACAGTAAGTGAATACGCAGGCTTTTGTTCATGATTTATATGCTTACAGGTCATTGTAATTAAATGGTTTATACATTTAAGATGGTTAGATATATTTACGATTGTTAAGAAATAATAAACACTTAGCCTAAAGTTTTCGAATGGGTAAAAATATTTAATAACGACCTTCAAATTAAGTTGGACCACAATATAGTACAGAGCCATTCCAACCAATGCACTGCTAGACACACACATTTAGTCTGTGTTGCTATTTTAGAGTAGGATGCTGACTGGGCCTTGACCAAAATGTACTTCTGATACGTTATACCTTTTCCTTAGCTATTTGAAGAGTAGGGTTGGAACCTATTCCATTTGAATTCTGTTCCCATCAGTTCACTTCCTATGTTG is a window from the Oncorhynchus tshawytscha isolate Ot180627B linkage group LG03, Otsh_v2.0, whole genome shotgun sequence genome containing:
- the m6pr gene encoding cation-dependent mannose-6-phosphate receptor isoform X4, which encodes MSTPHTATSVRLLVLAVQLVLLVCGSQASNDTKRCKLFSESPAERKVLSLLEPLTNKTFSVATTSGKESYTYQFQVCGDAGKTVGAGLVQIDHTEKESETVLGLYTATQAIGGSDWVMLIYSNGTKYDGHCSKEMRKAIVMISCNRGVEMGKLEVVLEERERDRDCFYLFELDSSAVCPALPSQLSAGSIILIIGFVLLSVYLICGFLYQRLIVGAKGVQQFPNYVFWTQVGNLAADGCNFVCRTQGPEEEPPTYRGVSTEPEEQPEERDDHLLPM
- the m6pr gene encoding cation-dependent mannose-6-phosphate receptor isoform X3, giving the protein MVSMSTPHTATSVRLLVLAVQLVLLVCGSQASNDTKRCKLFSESPAERKVLSLLEPLTNKTFSVATTSGKESYTYQFQVCGDAGKTVGAGLVQIDHTEKESETVLGLYTATQAIGGSDWVMLIYSNGTKYDGHCSKEMRKAIVMISCNRGVEMGKLEVVLEERERDRDCFYLFELDSSAVCPALPSQLSAGSIILIIGFVLLSVYLICGFLYQRLIVGAKGVQQFPNYVFWTQVGNLAADGCNFVCRTQGPEEEPPTYRGVSTEPEEQPEERDDHLLPM
- the m6pr gene encoding cation-dependent mannose-6-phosphate receptor isoform X2, with amino-acid sequence MKVSMSTPHTATSVRLLVLAVQLVLLVCGSQASNDTKRCKLFSESPAERKVLSLLEPLTNKTFSVATTSGKESYTYQFQVCGDAGKTVGAGLVQIDHTEKESETVLGLYTATQAIGGSDWVMLIYSNGTKYDGHCSKEMRKAIVMISCNRGVEMGKLEVVLEERERDRDCFYLFELDSSAVCPALPSQLSAGSIILIIGFVLLSVYLICGFLYQRLIVGAKGVQQFPNYVFWTQVGNLAADGCNFVCRTQGPEEEPPTYRGVSTEPEEQPEERDDHLLPM
- the m6pr gene encoding cation-dependent mannose-6-phosphate receptor isoform X1; this translates as MTSFHCLNRTPSSRQDKVSMSTPHTATSVRLLVLAVQLVLLVCGSQASNDTKRCKLFSESPAERKVLSLLEPLTNKTFSVATTSGKESYTYQFQVCGDAGKTVGAGLVQIDHTEKESETVLGLYTATQAIGGSDWVMLIYSNGTKYDGHCSKEMRKAIVMISCNRGVEMGKLEVVLEERERDRDCFYLFELDSSAVCPALPSQLSAGSIILIIGFVLLSVYLICGFLYQRLIVGAKGVQQFPNYVFWTQVGNLAADGCNFVCRTQGPEEEPPTYRGVSTEPEEQPEERDDHLLPM